AGCAGGCCCTTGAAATCGCAGGCGGCGATCTCGCCGGCGGCCTCGGCCTGGGTCAGGAACTCGCCCACCGTGGCCTTCAGCAGCGGCTTGCCGGGCAGGGCGTCGCCCATCAGCAGCAGCGGCGACTGGCGCGCCAGCTGCCGGGTCAGGGCCACGAACTCGCGGTCCGGCAGCAGCCGCTCCAGCACCGCATCCACCAGACGCTGCAGGCGCTCCTGCAGGCGGTAGCCGGCCAGGCCCTTGGTCTTGAGCGTCTGCGCCACCGCCTCGGCCACCGCCAGCTCGTAATAGCCCAGCACCAGCTTCTCCTTGCTGGGGAAGTATTTGTAGATGGTGGCGTCGCCCAGGCCGGCGGCGCGCGCGATCTGCTTCATGCTGGTGGCCTCATAGCCCTGGCGGCTCATCAGCTCCACCGCGGCGGCCAGGATCAGGCGCTGGTTCTTGTCCTGCTGCGACTTGGATATCTTCATTTGCTATCCATTAATTTGAATATTTATCAATTGAATGAATAGTACGTATACAAAACGAGCGCCGCAAGCGGGATCGGCTTGAATTTGTTCGCACGGTCGTGCTAAATTACGACTCATCATGGAAGCCAAGACCGAACGCAGCGAGCTGACCCAGAGTGCCATCGTCGACATGGCGCTGGAGATGGCCGCGCTGGACGGCCTCGACAGCCTCAGCATCGGCGAGGTGGCGAAGCGCCTGAACCTCTCCAAGAGCGGGGTGTTCTCGCGCATCGGCTCGCGCGAGGGCTTGCAGAAGGCGGTGCTGGACGAGTTCGACCGGCGCTTCCAGCAGGACATCCTGCTGCCCGCGCTGCGCGAGCCGCGCGGCCTGCCGCGCCTGGACGCCATCATGCGCGCCTGGCTGGCGCGCGCCACCCGCACCGGCTCACGCGGCGCCTGCCTCTATGTGGCCGGTGCCTTCGAGTTCGACGACCGCGACGGCCCCTTGCGCGAGCTGCTGCTGACCGGCGTGAGCCGCTGGCGCCAGGCGCTGCGGCGCAGCGTGCTGCAGGCCCAGGAGGCCGGCCATCTGCGTGCCGATGCCGATCTGGAACAGCTGGTGTTCGAGCTCGACGGACTGTTCACCGCCCTGGTGCGCGAGGCCCGCTTCCTGCGCAACCCCGAGGCCGAGTCGCGCGGCTGGGCCAGCTACCAGCGCCTCATCCAGCACTACAAGGCCTGAGACCATGCGATCCGCTACGCATTTTTCCTTTCCCGCATTTCGCACGGTCGTGCGCAATGTTTTCACCACGCCAAGGAGCCTGCCATGCTGAGCCTGCTCGCGATCCTGTTCTTCATCGTCATGGCGCTGTGGCGCCTGCTGCGCGCCTGGCGCCAGCTGTGGCGCGGCATCCCGCGCAGCAATCGCGATTTCTCGCCCTTCTTTCCCGGCTGAGGCGGGCCCATGAACACGCGCGTCAAATCCAATCCCGCCAGCCTGTTCTATGCCGGGGGCCTGAGCCTGCGCCTGCTGCGCGCGGGCCTGGGCCTGCTGCAGGGGCCGGCGCCCGGGCTCAGCGCACGCCTGGCCTTCGGCCTGTTCAGCACGCCGCTGCCGCTCAAATGGGGGCAGCGCAAGCCCCTGCCCGCGCCCTGGGTGGCCCAGCCCTGGGAGTTGATGGGCCAGCGCCTGTGCGCCTGGCGCCATGCCGAGGCCGCCGCCGCGCCGGCCAGGCCGCGCGTGCTGCTGGTGCATGGCTGGGGCGGTGGCGCCGGCCAGATGCGTGCGCTGGCCGAGCAGCTCTGGCTGGGCGGCATGGACCCGATCCTGCTTGACATGCCCGCGCATGGCTACAGCGCCGGCTGGCGCACCCATATGCCGCAGTTTCTGCAGACCCTGCATGCCGCGGCGCAGCATTTCGGCCCCCTGCAGGGCGCGGTGGCGCATTCGATCGGCGCGCTGGCGCTGAGTCATGCCGCGGCGCGCGGCCTGCCGGTGCAGCGCCTGGCCCTGATCGCCTGCTCGGCCCCGCCGCGCCAGGTGCTCGGCTGGTTCGGCCATGCCTTCGGCCTGCGCGAGACGGTGCTGCAGCGCCTGCGGGCCCGCCTGGTGCAGCTGGGCGGCACCGGCCTGGAGACCTTCGAACCCGCCTGGCTGGGTGCCCACCTGCGCCAGCCCACCCTGCTGGTACACGATCGCGACGATCGTGCCGCCCCGCTCAAGCAGGCCCTGGCCCTGCATAAGGCGCTGCCAATCGCACAGCTGCAGCTCACCGATGGCCTAGGGCACCGGCGCATCCTGCAGGACGCCGCCGTGGCCCGGGCCGTGCTCCGCCACCTGCAGCCCGCCATCTGACGACAAATTGCACAGATTGCGCCGGCCAAGTGTCGGGCTATGCTGAACTTCCCTAGGCGCCGCGCGCGGCCGCTTCACTACACTGCGCCCGGCATGCAGAGGAGAGCGCGCGGTGGATCTGGGCAAAAAGAGCGTGTTTGCGGTCCCGTCATGGCGCCCGCAAACATGCTCTATTGCACGGTCCGGGGCTGCGACCAGGGCCGCGGCATTCAAGATGTCGTGCCGGGCGTCGATAGGGCAGAGGATGAGCAAGGCTTTCTTGGCTGACGCAGGAGCTCGCGCGCCCGGTGCCACACCGGTAGGCGCTGCCTGCCTGCGTCTGGCGCTGAGCCTCGGCCTGGCGCTGGGCCTGCAGGCCTGCCAGCCGCCGGCCGCGCCGGTGGCACCATCGGCCTCCGCACCTAGTGCCGTCGGCCAGCTGCGCGGCAGCAGCGCGAGCTGGGCGGCGCTGGAACAGATCGAGCGGCACGACATCGCCCTGCCCAGGCAGGATGCCGAGGCCCTGCAGAGCCTGCTGGAACAACTGCCGGCCGGCAGCGCCGAACGCCTGGAGGCGCTCAGCCTGCGCGCGACCCTGCTGGCCAACCTGGGCGACCGTACCGGGCTCGACCAGATCCTGCACGAGCTCGAGCAATGGCCCAAGGAGGCGCTGCGCCCGGCCGCGCAACTGGCCGCCAAGCTCGCACGCGCCACCCAGTTTTCCAAGAACGGCGAGCTGGCCGCGGCCAGCCAGGCCCTCGCGGGTCTGGCCGCCTACCGGCCCGGCCCGGTCGAGGCTGGCCTGCTGTGGCGCGCCCAGCTGCGCCTGTCCAAGGTGATGGGCGACCGCGGCGAGATGGACGAGGCCATCAACGGCGGGCTGGCCGCGCTCAAGCTGGCCGAGGGCATGGACTCGCACTGGCGCCGCGCCGTCTCGCTGGCCAATCTGTCTTTCGCCTACTTCCGCGCCCAGCAACAGGAGCGCGCCACCGCCACCGTCGCCCAAGCGCTTGCCGAGGTCCAGCTGGATCCCGATCCGGCCACGCTGAATGCGGTGCAGACCTCGCGCTTCATCGTCTATGCCGACCAGGGCGATGGCCGCGTCGCCCTGGAAGCGCACGCACAGGCGCTCGCCGCGGCACGCCAGATGAAGTCCGACACGCTGGTGTCGCTGGCGCTCGGCAACTCGGCCGACTACTACCTCAGGCGCGGCAACTATGCCAAGGCCTTGCAGATGGCGCAGGAGAGCCTGGTGCTGGCCCGGCAGACCCATGACGTGCCCGCCGAGACGCTGGCGCGCCACAACGCCGGCATCGCCAAGATCGGCCTGCACCGGGTGGAAGAGGGCAAGCGCGAGGTCATGCAGGCGATTGCGATGGACGAGCAGCGCGAGGCCACCGCCTATGCCGCCGACGGCTGGCTGGAGCTGGGCAGCTATCTGGAGCGCGCCGCAGATCTGGGCGGGGCGATCCAGGCCTATCACCAGGCGCGCCGGCTTTCCGATCTGGTGCTGCGCGAAGAGAACCGCAAGGCCGTGCTGGAAGCGCAGGCGCGCTACGACGACGAGCAGCGCGCCAAGGAGATCGCCCTGCTCAACCATGACAACAGCCTCAAGGAAGAGCAGATCACGGCGCGCGACCTGCAGCTCAAGCTGTGGGGCGCACTGGGCGGCTGCGTGCTGGTCTCGGCGGCGCTGCTAAGCCTGGCCTACCGCCGCGTGCGCAAGACCAATCTGGCCCTCAAGAACACCAACGAATCGCTGCGCATCCAGAGCGAGCGCGACCCGCTCACCGGGCTGGCGAACCGGCGCCATTTCCAGGCCGCCATCAAGCGCCTGGCCGACCAGGGCCGGCTCTCGGGCACGGTGTTCCTGATCGACATCGACCACTTCAAGCGCGTCAACGACGTGCATGGCCACGCGGCCGGCGACTCGGTGCTGATCGAGGTGGCACAGCGCCTGCGCCACACGCTGCGCGAGCAGGACCTGGTGGTGCGCTGGGGCGGCGAGGAATTCCTCATCGTGGTGGCCTCGCGCGCCGCCGACGATGCCCGCCTGCTGGCCCAGCGCCTGCTGGATCAGATCGGCCAGCAGGCCGTGCAACATGGCGGTCAGGCCATCGGCGTGACGGCCTCGATCGGCTTCGCCAGCTTCCCGCTCGCGCCGCACAACCTGGCGGTCAACTGGGAGCGTGCCATCGACCTGGTGGACACCGTCATGTACATGGCCAAGGCGCATGGCCGCAACCGGGCCTATGGCATCGAGAGCATGGAAGCCGACGACGAAGACAGCCTGCAGGATCTCGCCGGCCGCATGGAGGCGGCCTGGCACGAGGGCCGGGTGCAGCTCTGCAGCCTGCAGGGGCCGCAGGCCGAGGAGGCCGCATGAGGGGCGGCTTCACCGGGGCCGCCCTGCTGGCCTTGCTGGCCTGCTGCGGCCCGGCGCGGGCCCAGGCCTTCGACGCCGAACTCGACGCCCGACTGGCGCCGGTGGCGCGCCTGGCCTTCAACCATCCGGAGGCCGGCCTGCAGGTGCTGGAGCGCCTGCAGAAGGAGAAGCATGGCGGCGGCGCCGAGTCCGACCATTGGCAGTTTGAACTGGCGCGCGCGCGCCTGCTGCTGGCCGCGGGCGAGGTACGCCAGGCCCAGGAGCTGGCCGAGAAACTGGCGCGCCGCGCCGAAGACCATGCCAAGCTGCTGCGCGCCGAGATCGCCGAGCGCGGTGCCCAGGGCGACCTGGCCGCCGAGCTGGCGCAGCAAAGCCTGCAGGGCCTGGAGCGCGGCTGCTCGCGCAGCCAGCCGGCCGAGAGCGTGGCCAGGGGCGGCTGCGATTTCCGCGCCACCTGGGCGGCGCTGCGCATCCTGCAGCGCCACCAGATCAATCGCGGCGAGCTGGCCTTCGCCAACAACAGCAACAGCTTCGCGCTGGCGCTGGCCCAGGCCGGGCACGACAACCTGCTGAGCGTGATCAGCCTGGGCGACCTGGCCCTGGTCGAGCAGCTGCAGGACCAGGCCGACGGCGTGCGCCGCCACATCACGCTGGCGCTGCAGACCGCGCAGGGCGACGCCCAGGCCATGGGGCGGGTGAAGGTCTACGAGGCCGCGCTGGCGGCGCGCCGGCGCGAGCCCGCCGTGCAACTCAAGCTGCTGGAAGAGGCCTTGCGCTATGCCACCGAGGCCGATGCCACGCGCGACGTGGCGCAGGTGCAGGGCAATCTGGTCGACTCCTATATGCACCAGGGCGAGCCCGCCAAGGCGGTGGCGATGGCCAGGCTGGCGCTGCCGGTGATCACGCGCTTCCGCGATTTGCGCTTGGAACGCACGCTGCGCCACAACCTCTCGGTGGCGCTGGTGCTGCTCAAGCAGTTCGATGCCGCCCGCCAGGAGATCGCGCGCGTGGACGTGCTGCGCCAGAGCCAGACCGACGGCGCCCAGCGCGTCACCGAGCTGCGTGAGCTGGGTCAGGCCTACGCCGACGCCGGCCAGGCCAAGGAGGCCATCCGCCTCTACCACGAGGAGCGCCAGCTCAGCGCCGAGGTGGCGGCGCGCAACCGCGAGGCCTCGCTGCAGCAGCTGCGCCTGAAGTACGACAGCGAGGGCAAGCAGCGCGACCTGCAGCTGCTGGCGCGCGAGAACGCCATCAAGGAGCAGCAGCTCGTCAACCGCAACCGCGCCAGCCAGGTGGGCGTGGCGCTGGCGGTGCTGCTGGGCCTGTCGATGCTGCTGGTGGGCTGGATGCTGCTGCGCGTGCGCGATGCCAACCGCAAGCTCAAGGCCAAGCAGGCCCTGCTGCGCGCCCAGAGCGAGCGCGACCCGCTCACCGAGCTGGCGAACCGGCGCCACTTCCTGGGCGTGATGGCCCAGCAGGAGGCCGACCGCTTCGAGGGCGCCCTGCTGATGGTCGACATCGACCACTTCAAGCATGTCAACGACCAGCATGGCCATGCCGCGGGCGACATCGTGATCTGCGAGGTGGCGCGGCGCATCACCCAGGCGGTGCGCAACGAGGATCTGGTGGTGCGCTGGGGCGGCGAGGAATTCCTGGTGTTCGCGCCCGGCGTGCCGCAGAGCCAGCTGCCGCAGCTGGCCGAGCGCATCCTGTTCGGCGTGGGCAGCACGCCGGTGCAGGTCGAGAGCGGCCCGCTGCAGGTGAGCGTCTCGATCGGCTATGCGCATTTCCCGCTGCCGCCCTCCAAGCTCAAGCTGCACTGGGAGCAGGCGGTGAACTGGGCCGACATGGCGCTCTACACCGCCAAGGCCCAGGGCCGCAACCGCGCGGTCGGCATCGTCACCGTGCTGGCGCAGGACAGCGACGCGCTGCTGCAGATCGAGGCCGACTTCGACGCCGCCTGCTCGTCCGAGCGCGTCAGCCTGCAGCAGGTGGCGGGGCCGCCGCGCTGGCAGCACTCGAGCCAGTTCTTCGGCCAATAGTGGAAGCCCCAGGGCGGGGCGCTCGGGCTTGCGCCCATACTGGTGCGCATGAGCACCATCAAGCGCCGTGAACTGCTGGGCTTGGCCGCCCTGAGCATCAGCCCCTGGTCGCTGGCACAGGCGCCCTGGCCGAGCCGGCCACTGCGCATCGTCGTGCCCTTCGCCCCCGGCGGCACCACCGACCTGCTGGCACGTGCCATCGCTCCCGAGCTGCAGAAGGCCCTGGGCCAGCCCGTGGTGGTGGAGAACAAGCCCGGCGCGGGCGGCAACCTGGGCGCCGCCGAGGTCGCCAAGTCTACCGACGGCCATACCCTGCTGATGGGCACGGTGGGCACGCATGCGATCAACCAGGCGCTCTACCCCAAGCTGCCCTACGACCCGGTGAAGGATTTCTCGCCCGTCACCCTGGTGGCGGCGGTGCCCAATGTGCTTGTGCTGAATCCGGCCCGGGCCCAGCATTACGGCATCAGTTCGGTGGCCGATCTGGTGCGGGTGGCGCGCGCCAACCCCGGCAAGCTGAACATGGCGTCCAGCGGCAACGGCACCTCCATCCACCTGGCCGGCGAACTGTTCAAGAGCATGACCGGCAGCTTCATGCTGCACTTCCCCTACCGCGGCTCCGGCCCGGCGCTGATGGATCTGATGGCCGGCAACACCGACCTGATGTTCGACAACCTGCCCTCGGCGCTGCCGCAGATCAGGGCCGGCAAGCTCAAGGCCCTGGCCGTCACCAGCGCGCAGCGCAGCGAGGCGGTGCCCGAGCTGCCCACCGTCGAGGAGGCCGGCGGCGCGGCGCTGAAGGGCTACGAGGCCAGCTCCTGGTTCGGCCTGCTCGCGCCGGCCAGCATGCCCGCCGAACAGGTGGCGCGGCTGCAGCGCGAGGTCTCCAGGTCGCTCGCCAACCCGGCCATCAAGGAACGCATGGCCTCGCAGGGCGCGATCGCCAGCGGCAACACGAGCGCCGAGTTCGCCGCCCTGATCGCCAGCGAGACCGCCAAATGGGCCAAGGTGGTGAAGGCCTCGGGCGCCAAGGTCGATTGATATTCGACAAGCGGCGCCGGGAACCGCCTTCCTACACTGGAGCGGCAACAGGGGATCCCGCCATGGCCGACGCACATATCCGCAGCTTCTACGACGCCGCCACCGCCACCGTCACCCATGTGGTGAACTGCCCGGTCACCAGGCGCGCCGCCATCATCGACAGCGTGCTGGACTACGACCCCAAGGCGGGCCGCGTCTCGCATCTGAGCGCCGACCTGATCGCCGCCTGGGTGCGCGAGGAGGGGCTGACGGTGGATTGGCTGCTGGAGACCCATTGCCATGCCGACCACCTCTCGGCCGCGCCCTATCTGCAGCAGCGCCTGGGCGGGCGCATCGGCATCGGCGCCCATATCACCGCGGTGCAGCAGGTCTTTCGCAAGCTCTTCAACGACCCCGCCATCCCCACCGATGGCCAGCCCTTCGACCATCTGTTCGCCGACGGCGAGCGCTTCCAGCTCGGCGAGCTGAGCTTCGAGGTGCTGCACACCCCCGGCCACACGCCGGCCTGCGTGAGCTACAAGGTGGGCGACGAGGTCTTCATCGGCGACACCCTCTTCATGCCCGACTACGGCAGCGCGCGCTGCGATTTCCCGGGCGGCGATGCGGCCACGCTGTACCGCTCGGTGCAGCGCCTGCTGGCCCTGCCGGGCCACACGCGCCTGCATCTGTGCCACGACTACCCGCCCGCCAGCCGGCCGGCGATGTGGGTCAGCACCGTGGATGACCAGCTGGCCCACAACGTGCACCTGCACCGCGGCGTCGGCGAGGACGATTTCGTGGCGATGCGCAAGTCGCGCGACCGCAGCCTGCAGATGCCGCAGCTGCTGCTGCCGGCGGTGCAGGTGAATGTGCGAGGTGGGTGCCTGCCCGAACCGGAAGACAATGGGAGACGCTATTTGAAGATCCCCCTGAATGCACTTTGACCTGTCCGGCTGGCGCGACTACCGACAACGCCTTCTGCAAGACGATCTGCTCGCCGCGTTGGTGGTGAGCGTGCTGCTGATTCCGCAAAGCCTGGCCTATGCCATGCTGGCCGGCCTGCCCGCCCAGGTGGGCCTGTATGCCAGCCTGCTGCCGCTGCTGTTCTATGCCGCGCTGGGTTCCAGCCCCTTTCTGGCGGTGGGCCCGGTGGCGGTGCTGGCGCTGATGATTGCGCAGACCCTGGGCCTGGCCCCCGCGGGCGTGAGCCCCGGGGAGGCGGCCCTGGTGCTGGCGGCCGAGATCGGCCTGATCCTGGCCCTGGCAGCGGCGCTGCGTCTGGACGCCCTGGCCGCGCTGCTGAGCGTGCCGGTGCTGCACGGCTTCGAGACCGGCGCCACCCTCACGATTGCCGCCAGCCAGCTGCCGGTGCTGTTGGGCAGCCCGGCCCAGGGCTTCGACCTGCCGACCATTCTGCAAAGCGCCGCCGCCAGCGGCTGGACGCTCAAACCCGTGACCGCCGCCTTCGGCCTGGGCGCGCTGGCCCTGCTGGTGCTGGCCCGGCAAGGCCTGACCCCGGTGCTGGCGCGGCTGGCGCCGCTGCTGCTGCTGTTATGCATGATGGCGCTCGCCTGGCGCAGCGATGCGCTCGGCCATGGCGTCAGCCTGGTGGGCCAGCTGCCGCCCCTGCACCTGCCGTTCACGCTGCCGCGGCTGCAGGCCGAGCTCTGGTGGGCGCTGCTGCCGGGCGCAGCGGTGATCGCGCTGGTGGGCTATGTCAGCAGCCTGGTGGTGGCGGAGTCGCTGGCGCGGCGCCATGCCCAGCGCGTCACGCCGCGGCGCGAGCTGATGGGCCTGGCGGCCGCCAATCTGGCCGCCGCCCTGAGCGGCGGCATGCCGGTGGCGGCGAGCTTCTCGCGCAGCGTGCTGATGAGCGATGCCGGCGCGCGCACCCGCGTGGCCGGCGTGCTGGTGGCCTTCTTCATGGCCATGGCCATGCTGCTGCTGGCGCCCGCGCTGGCCTGGCTGCCCAAGTCGGTGCTGGCGGCCACCATCATGGTGGCGGTGCTCTCGGGGCTCAAGCTGGGCCCCTATGCGCAGGCCTGGCGCTATGCCCGACCCGAGTGCCTGCTGATGCTGGGCGTCACCCTGCTGGTGCTGTGCTGGGGCGTGACCGGTGCGCTGGGCCTGGGCGTGCTGGGCTCCATCGCCCTGCTGCTGCAGCGCACCGCGCGCCCCCATGTGGCCTTGATCGGCCGCGTGCCGGGCACTGAGCATTACCGCAACGTGGGCCGCTACCAGGTCGAATGCCAGCCCGGCGTGCTGGGCCTGCGCATCGACGAAAGCCTGCTGTTCACCAATGTGCGCAACCTCAGCGACGTGGTGCAGGGCCATCTGGACCACCACCCCGAGGCCAGGCGGGTGGTGCTGCTGATGTCGCCGGTGAACGGCATCGATTTCAGCGGCCTGGAGGCGCTGCGCGAGCTGCACGACACGCTCGCGCGCCAGGGCGTTCGCCTGGATCTCAGCGAGGTCAAGGGCCCGGTGCTGGACCGCCTGAAGGCGAGCGACTGGCAGCGCTGGTTCAAGGGCCGGCTCTATCTCAGCCACCACCATGGCATGGTGGATGGCCTGCAGCAGGCGCCCGACTGGGTCAGCCCCTGAGCCCTGCCGGTTTCAGCGCTCGGCCAGCGCCAGCTTCAGGCCGAAGCCGACGAACATCGCGCCGATGGCGCGGTTCAGCCAGGCCGTCCAGCGGCCGGGCAGGCGCACGCGCCGGCTCGCCATGGCGGTGCTCCAGGCCAGGAAGTGGCACCACAGCATGCCGTTGAAATCGAAGATCGCACCCAGCACGATGAAGGCCAGCGCCTTGTGCTCGGCGTCCGGGGCGATGAACTGCGGCACGAAGGCGAGGAAGAACAGCGCCACCTTGGGGTTCAGCAGATTGGTCCAGAAGCCCTGGGCAAAGATCTTGCGATAAGGCAGGGCCGGCGGCGGCGGCGCCTCGGCGGCCGCCGCCGGCTTGCCGCGCGCCAGCAGCATGCCGGCCCCCACATAGAGCAGGTAGGCCGCGCCCAGCAGCTTGATGAGGCCGAAAGCGGTGGCCGAGGTGGCGAGCAGGGCCGAGAGCCCCAGCGCCGCCGCCAGGATGTGCACGATGGTGCCCGCGCCGATGCCCAGCGCCGCCGCCGAGCCGGCGCGCCAGCCCTGGGTGGCGCTGCGCGCCATGATGAGGACGGAGTCCGGGCCCGGCGCGATGTTCAGCAGCAGGCCGGAGACGATGAACAAGCCCAGATCGTGGATGCCCAGCATGGGTGGTGTTTCCTTCTCCAAAGGCAGGCAGTCTACGGTAACCTAGGGGCCTGTTGACGCTACGCCAGGGAGCCTGCCAGCGGCGAGCCGCGGCACCACGTACATGGCCATGGCACGCCTGTCCTGCTTGCGCGCGCTGACGAGGCTTGCCCTGCTGGCCGGCCTGCTGCTGGCGCCCGCCTTCGCGCAGGCGCAGAGCGCGGCCATGCAGACCCTGCGCTTCCAGCATCTGCGCGGCGAGCAGGGCCTGCCGGACGACTCGGTGACCGCGATGCTGCAGGACCAGCGCGGCTTCATGTGGCTGGGCACGGTGGCCGGGCTGGCGCGCTACGACGGCCGGCGCATGAAGCTGTTCGGCTCCGAGCCCGAGCAGGCCGCCAGCCTCAGCCATGCCTTCGTGCTGGCGCTGCTGGCGGATGGCGCGGGCGGCATGTGGGTGGGCACGGCGCGCGGCCTCGACCATCTGGACTGGGGCAGCGAGCGCATCCGCCGCCACGAGCTACCCGCCTGGATGAGCGCCCAGCAGCGGCGCGTGTTCGCGCTCGCCCCGAATGGCAGCGGCCGCCTCTGGCTGGCCACCATGGGCGGCCTGCTGCGCTACGACATCCGCAGCGGCGAGGCCGAGCGGGTCGGCAGCGGCGGCGCTGACGCCGCGACGGCCGATGAAACCGCAAGAGCCCTGCTGCCGGACGGCAGCGGCGGAGTCTGGGTCGGGCAGGGGGCACGCGTCCGGCATCTGGACGCCGCGGGCCGCGAGCTGCAAAGCCTGGACGCCGCGGCCGCCAGTGGCGACGCCGTGCGCGGCACCGTGCGCAGCCTGCTGCTGGACCATCGTCATCGCCTCTGGGTCGGCACGCATGCGGGCGCGCAGATCTGGGAGCTCGGCGGCGCCGTGCCGCGCCTGCATGCCGATACCGCGCTGCTGCCCAAGCTGGGCGTGGTGTACGCGCTGCGCCAGGACGACGAGAAGACCGTCTGGCTGGGCTGCACCACCGGCCTGCTGCGCCTGCGCGACGCCGCGCCGCCGGCCGAGTGGTTCCGCCACCATCCGGCGCTGCCGAACAGCCTGGGCGGCGACTCCGTCGCCTCGCTGTTCCAGGACGAGGCCGGCACGCTGTGGGTCGGCACCTGGGGTTATGGCGTGAGCCTGGTGGACCTGCAGAGCCAGGGCTTCACCAGCTACCGCCACCTGCCCGATGTGGCCGACAGCCTGGCCCAGCCGGGCGTGATGGCGATCGTGCCGGATGGCCGCGCCCATGCCTGGGTAGGCACCTACGGCGCCGGCCTGAACCGCCTGCACCTGCCCAGCGGCCATGCCGAGCGCATCGCGCCGGCCGCCACCGGCATCGCCCGCATCAAGGCCCTGCTGCCCGAGGGTGCCGACCAGCTCTGGATCGGCGGCGAGGAGGGCCTGACGCGCTACGACATCCGCCTGAACCGCCACCAGCGCATCGCGCTGGACCACCGCACGCCGGCCGGCGCCTCGATCAGCTCGCTGCTGCGCGACCGCCAGGGCGAGGTCTGGGCCGGCAGCGCGGCCGGCCTGTACCGCATCGACGGCGCGGGCCGGCTGCGCAGCTACCGCGCCACCGGCAGCCCCGGTTCGCTCGCGCACGACACGGTGGACTGCCTGCTGGAAGACCGCGAGGGCCGGCTCTGGATCGGCACCAAGGGCGGCCTGCACCGTTGGCTGCCCGAGAGCGAGGGCTTCGAGCAACCGCTGCGGCCCAGCGCCGGCATCGCCAATCCGGCGCGCCTGAACATCCAGGCGCTGCGCCAGGACAGCCGCGGACGCATCTGGGTAGGCACCGACCTCGGCCTCTACGAGCTGCTGCAGGACGGGTCGGGCTGGACCCTGGCCTCCTGGCGCCAGACCCTGGGCATGCCGCCGGGCTGGATCAATGCGATCCAGGACGCCGTCGATGGCGAACTCTGGATGTCGGGCCAGCGCGGCCTGGTGCGCCTGCGCCCCGAGCAGCATCTGGCGCGCCTCTACCCCAGCCATGGCGGGCCCTTCGACGGCGTGTTCAGCTTCGGCGCGGCGGCGCGCAGCGAAGACGGCAGCCTGTTCTTCGGCGCGGCGGCGCTCTATGTCTTCAAGCCCGAGCTGCTGCGCGACAACCTCAGCCCGCCGCGCGTGGTGCTGTCGGACCTGCTGGTCTTCAACCGCTCGCTGCTGGCAGACGCGGGCCCGGGCGCCTCGGCAGCGGCCGCGCCAGGTGCCAGCATGGCCAGCGCGCCGCTGAGCCTGCAGGAGCTGGGCATAGACGGGCCCTTGCACGAGGCGCAGGCGCTGCGGCTCTCGCACCGCGAGGCGATGGTGAGCCTGGAGTTCGCAGCCTTGAGCTTCTACGACCACGCGCTCAACCAATACGCCTGGATGCTGGAGGGCTTCGACAAGGAAT
This portion of the Paucibacter sediminis genome encodes:
- a CDS encoding Bug family tripartite tricarboxylate transporter substrate binding protein produces the protein MSTIKRRELLGLAALSISPWSLAQAPWPSRPLRIVVPFAPGGTTDLLARAIAPELQKALGQPVVVENKPGAGGNLGAAEVAKSTDGHTLLMGTVGTHAINQALYPKLPYDPVKDFSPVTLVAAVPNVLVLNPARAQHYGISSVADLVRVARANPGKLNMASSGNGTSIHLAGELFKSMTGSFMLHFPYRGSGPALMDLMAGNTDLMFDNLPSALPQIRAGKLKALAVTSAQRSEAVPELPTVEEAGGAALKGYEASSWFGLLAPASMPAEQVARLQREVSRSLANPAIKERMASQGAIASGNTSAEFAALIASETAKWAKVVKASGAKVD
- a CDS encoding MBL fold metallo-hydrolase, coding for MADAHIRSFYDAATATVTHVVNCPVTRRAAIIDSVLDYDPKAGRVSHLSADLIAAWVREEGLTVDWLLETHCHADHLSAAPYLQQRLGGRIGIGAHITAVQQVFRKLFNDPAIPTDGQPFDHLFADGERFQLGELSFEVLHTPGHTPACVSYKVGDEVFIGDTLFMPDYGSARCDFPGGDAATLYRSVQRLLALPGHTRLHLCHDYPPASRPAMWVSTVDDQLAHNVHLHRGVGEDDFVAMRKSRDRSLQMPQLLLPAVQVNVRGGCLPEPEDNGRRYLKIPLNAL
- a CDS encoding SulP family inorganic anion transporter, with the translated sequence MHFDLSGWRDYRQRLLQDDLLAALVVSVLLIPQSLAYAMLAGLPAQVGLYASLLPLLFYAALGSSPFLAVGPVAVLALMIAQTLGLAPAGVSPGEAALVLAAEIGLILALAAALRLDALAALLSVPVLHGFETGATLTIAASQLPVLLGSPAQGFDLPTILQSAAASGWTLKPVTAAFGLGALALLVLARQGLTPVLARLAPLLLLLCMMALAWRSDALGHGVSLVGQLPPLHLPFTLPRLQAELWWALLPGAAVIALVGYVSSLVVAESLARRHAQRVTPRRELMGLAAANLAAALSGGMPVAASFSRSVLMSDAGARTRVAGVLVAFFMAMAMLLLAPALAWLPKSVLAATIMVAVLSGLKLGPYAQAWRYARPECLLMLGVTLLVLCWGVTGALGLGVLGSIALLLQRTARPHVALIGRVPGTEHYRNVGRYQVECQPGVLGLRIDESLLFTNVRNLSDVVQGHLDHHPEARRVVLLMSPVNGIDFSGLEALRELHDTLARQGVRLDLSEVKGPVLDRLKASDWQRWFKGRLYLSHHHGMVDGLQQAPDWVSP
- a CDS encoding LysE family translocator, giving the protein MLGIHDLGLFIVSGLLLNIAPGPDSVLIMARSATQGWRAGSAAALGIGAGTIVHILAAALGLSALLATSATAFGLIKLLGAAYLLYVGAGMLLARGKPAAAAEAPPPPALPYRKIFAQGFWTNLLNPKVALFFLAFVPQFIAPDAEHKALAFIVLGAIFDFNGMLWCHFLAWSTAMASRRVRLPGRWTAWLNRAIGAMFVGFGLKLALAER